The DNA window GATGTGGAACTGTTCCTGCACTGGTATTCTGGGTTATGACAACGTTACCATTGTCATATGCTTCCTTTAATGGTAAGCCAGTTGACTGGGAATAACTTAAATAACCTGTTCCAGCAGCAAATAAAACCACTAAAAATATTAGGAGTACCAGTCTGAAGTTCAAAATTATACCACCCTGTTTTTTTTAATATGTTTTAGCAATCAATGTTATGTGTTTAGATTTTTTTCCACAGTTAATACAGATTCCATTTTCATCATCTGCCTGAACACCAAGTATGTCCACATTAACCTTTTCTTCAATTTCTTTTCCACATTCCTGATCTCCACACCAGTCAAAGGTTACTATTCCTCCATCTTCTGAGATTGTAGTAGAAGCCTCTTCAAGGGTTTCAACATGATGAACATGGTCTTCAAGGGATTTCCAAGCCTTTTCTCGCATTTTAGTGCTGATGTTATCCAGTAAATTATTTACAGTTTTGGATATGGTTGTATCATCGTAATCTATGATTTCCTTTTCCTTAGACTCTCTTCTGAAGGTGACTATTTTATGATTTTCAATATCCCTCGGTCCTACTTCTAACCTCAATGGAATTCCCCTCATTTCCCATTCATAATATTTTTTACCAGCCCTTATATCTCTGTCATCGAAGTAAACCCTTAAATTTAATTCAGATTCGAGTTTTTCCTGTAATTTTTTACAGAAATCAATGACAACTTCTCCCCCTTTCTTAAATATAATTGGAACAATTACCACATGATAAGGTGCAACATCTGGTGGCAGGCAAAGACCTGAATCATCGCCATGTATGCCTATTAAAGATGCTATAACCCTATCCGAAAGTCCATAACAGGTCTGATAAACATATTCATGATTTCCTTCCGCAGTTTCGTAGGTTATATCAAAGGTTTTTGCAAAGGTTTGACCAAGGTTGTGCACAGTTCCTATCTGAAGTGTTTTACCATCTGGTAAGAGGGTGTCGAATGCCATGGTGTAAAGTGCACCAGGGAACTTATCCCATTCCGGACGTTTGGAAACTGTGTAAGGTATACCAAGACTGTCAAAGAACTGTCTGTATATTCTTAAAGCTTCTTTGACCTGTTCTTCTGTTTCTTCTGCTGATGAATGAACTGTATGAGCTTCTTTAAATGTTGTTATTTCTCTTACCCTTATGAGTGGTCTGGTGTGTTTAGTTTCATATCTGAAGGTGTTTACAACTTGATAATATCTCATTGGA is part of the Methanobacterium lacus genome and encodes:
- the proS gene encoding proline--tRNA ligase, with translation MSEFSEWFHNILEEAEIIDTRYPVKGMHVWLPQGFKIRKHTLEILKTILDKDHEEVMFPLLIPEDELAKEAIHVKGFEEEVYWVTHGGLTELNKKLALRPTSETAMYPMFSLWVRNHSDLPMRYYQVVNTFRYETKHTRPLIRVREITTFKEAHTVHSSAEETEEQVKEALRIYRQFFDSLGIPYTVSKRPEWDKFPGALYTMAFDTLLPDGKTLQIGTVHNLGQTFAKTFDITYETAEGNHEYVYQTCYGLSDRVIASLIGIHGDDSGLCLPPDVAPYHVVIVPIIFKKGGEVVIDFCKKLQEKLESELNLRVYFDDRDIRAGKKYYEWEMRGIPLRLEVGPRDIENHKIVTFRRESKEKEIIDYDDTTISKTVNNLLDNISTKMREKAWKSLEDHVHHVETLEEASTTISEDGGIVTFDWCGDQECGKEIEEKVNVDILGVQADDENGICINCGKKSKHITLIAKTY